The Anas acuta chromosome 7, bAnaAcu1.1, whole genome shotgun sequence DNA window GCAACTTTGGAGCCACCATTTTAATTTGCACTGCCTAATGTCTGCTTTCAAAACAGGAGGGGCCAAACGCTGTTCTCCCTGCGATATCTGCTTTGGGCTGAACTCTGCCCACAGGCTCggtggcagcagggcacggCTATGGCTCAGCACTTCTCCAACAGCAGAGATTGATTCCTGCATGAACTTTGGCAGGTCACAGCAGTTTCCCTCCAATGCAGAAGGTTAACACGCTGCTGCTTGGTTCTGAGATTTAGGACCTGAAGCAGCCACTGAGGTGTCACATCCAAGCAGCACAACTCAGATACCTTAAGAGACTAAAAATCTgaatgtgtttaaaaattacAGTCCAGCATACTGCTaaaatgcagaggaaattaTCTGTGGCCAGCCAATAAAATCATGTTGGATAACAAGCTCAAACTTCTCAAACAGATTTGTTCTAATATTACCATAAGTGGAAAGGAGGAGTCCGGGTGTCAAATGGCATCTTCAGCAGCTTTGAGAGAATTGCCTGGATCTAAAATACCATCCATCTTTGCATTATAGTGCTGTTCCAAtaatactgatttttctgttagATATTTACCTGTCCCATTCACAAACTGTACTCATTACAAAGTAGATGTTTAGCGTGTACGAAAGGTTCCTGAACTGGATGCATACTTTGGATTTTACCATAACATTAAGTTTCAGTAGGATTTTTACCGGCCTTCGCAGAGCTGCAAAGCTGATTAGCTCTCTGTCTAAAACTGAATTTCACCTATTTCTGCCTGCTTACACAGAGCTGAGCTAAAAACGCAGGCCTTGTACCAATGTAAACACAAGGACCACCTCCCAAGAGTACCAGAGCAAGAGAGACAGGAAAATATCTTGTATCAGCATGATCTTTGATCCAGTCCCGGGTGAAGACTGGGCCAAAGACTCAATGAGCTTACCTACTCTAAAAAGTTAAatcaaatgtatattttttgtaCCTGCTGAGCTACCttaaaagcagaagcattttttcAAGTGTAAAAACAATGTCAGTTGCAATCATACACGGGAAGAGTAACGCGTACAGCAAAGTGCTCTATGCTGCATACCACACACAAATCCACGCCGTGAGGGCAGGTACAGATATCCAGCTGTACGGTGTTCACAGGGGTGTCTTTAGCATTTAGAAAGTGTTGCTGAGCTGCAGTCTCTCAATCTCTAGAAGCCCAGGATATGATTGAAGTGTCCCTGAAATGACAAAATTTCACGTGTGGTTTTCCAGAGGTGAATTTTAACTCTGAAGAAAGTTATCTGAGCTCAAATCAGATCACTACACATTGTACTCATAATAtgagctttttattattttaagaataaagatAATTTACTAATATAATTCCCACtaaatttaacaaaatataaCGGTAATATCCGTTGTGGCACTGGCCACCAGTAAGGGATCATCTGAAGAACACAGAGCTAACAGATCTATACGGCCAGTTCATCATCGGGAGTTAGAGGGCTTAGAGCCGAGTTGTGCTGTGAATGCAGGGACACTCACGTGAGCCAGCTCGGATCAGGACGGTGTTAGGAGCTCAGCACAACGTCAATTCAGCTGCACTCTAacgcagctccagctgctctaGGCCTGTCTTTGTGTGGCACGCTGTGTAAACCACCAAACTCTGCTGACTGGAACTGGGAGCCAGAAAGAATCCCCCctctctgcaaaagcaagccgtcagagcagagcagtcaggtttttctttcatctgcagATTGTTCCAGGCCCATGACTCAAATAATGGAGAAGTGAATATATATGCTAACTTGCTTATTCCGTTACCAAACACTGCATCTTACTACTTAAACTCTAATTTGAATCTGACATTATGCAACAGAGACGGATAAACTTTGTCCCCACTACAGggaaaatcacagaaatcagaatttcaTCAAATTCAGTCACATTTTAAATCACCCTGCTTTAAGCAAAGCAGTTTCTGTTTCAACTCAATGACACGAGGCTAATTTAGCAAGAAGTCTAGCAAGCAGCTACACGAGGGCTCCAGATTTGAATAACACCAACTTGAGCTGCTTTATTGCCAGCACAGGACAGTTAGCAGGAAAATTCTTATGAATGTTTGTTGAAGAGGTGAATTACACAACCCCAGGTAACTTAGGGAGTATTTTTGATTTCAAGTTCATTACTACACCAGAAGAAAAACCATGTCAAGCTACTCTGACATGTTACTACTTAAACTAGGAATGTGCTTATTTGGAATTACAGTGTTTATACTCATGTTACATGAAAGTGGTGATAATTTTCCAAAATTCAGTGGTTAACAGTAGAGAAGAGTATTACAAACTCTGATGTTGGCACTGGAGTTCTGTAAGGTAACAAAACTGACTTCTAATGTGCCAGTTTGGGTTTTAATCCCAAAACCCCTTCTTTAAGGTCTTCGTGCCCCCAAAGAAGGTAACATACCTCAAAAGCTCAAACAGTAGTTCACATATTCGGTCATACTGGTTTATTCTCATAATAATTACTCCTAAAGTCAGCCCTAgatctggttttattttattttaaaagacaagcaGAAGTAAGATAACACAGTAAATGCCTTTTTAGTTACAGCTTCTGATTTATGACAGAAACCTCAGTCTTGCAGCATTCAGTGGAAACTTTGCCATCAGTTCCATCAGACTGAAGATTCTGCTATGAACGTTCAGCCCTTTGGAAGAAATGCATGGCACTCTCCCAAACTTATTTTTGGCTCTCTAAGGAATCCTGTGTGATCAAAAGCTACTCAACTTTTGAGCAGCTCCCATACACTTAAAAGACTTCCAAAACTTTGGTTAGAAAATTTACATGAAAACTGAAGCTGCAGGAATGGTGTAACCCCTGTCACTGCTCCCAGCTGTCCTCTCTTCTGGGTTTGGTTGTTTATGCATGgtaaaaaagaaagtgcttaAGCTCACCATCATCTCTTGGTGAGAGATCCTTGTGCTCCTGGTGCACTGTTACAGCATGTTCCTTGTGCCAAATCGTAGCGGTGGCTCCTGCCTACACAAACACCACAGCTGGTTTTGGCCAGCTGACTTTGGGTATCAAGACAGCTCAGAAGGCAGCACTATTCGGCTGTCCAAACACTTGCATTGTTTTTCAGGAAGCTCAAGCTGTCTGCACCAAGCTCTGATGGCTACTGCTCCTTAGCTAGTTTGTTTAAAACTAGGCCTAGTACACCTACAGGGCAATGCTTTCAGGCAAGGTCTACtatttggaaaggaaatatccaattagaggaaaaaatatgacaCAGAATGGGATTCCTGAGTGTTTTATTATGATTCACTACATCAAGGAAGATATAAAAATGGGGTAGAGGAAGTTGTACGCTACTGTTTGCTTCAGTTACTTCCTAAACTCTGCTTTTTAGAGGgaatttgaaaaatgtgtttgctgCCTCCGTATTTTCCAACTGCTGCTGCAAACGGATTAGTTTGTACTCTGCTGGCATACCTGAGAAATGCTAAATCAATCTGCCTTCTTTTATTTACATGCTTTATTCCTGAGGAATGTAATTGTGGTTTTTATTAACTTTATGTTTTATGGATCTAATGCTTAAGAACAAGTCCATCTTTCATGCCACCGAAAGAAGGTTAATACACTTACAGATTCTCCAGCAATACATCTCGGGCACGGCTGGGTAGTACCTCTGCTTCCTTGGTTTTCAAAAACCTAATTAACAAAAACACGtacaaaaccataaaaaaaaggcaattattTGCAATTTGATTATAAAACCTATTTTAAACGTGCTCTAGGAATAGGTATTGTTGCCGGTGTGAACATACCATAGAATTTGGCTTTGTCTTTGCATCCCACGGACCGCAGCCAGAGGAGAGCTTCTGTTTGGAATCCAGCTCCATAGCACAGTCAATGAGGCGAGCATCGGCCTCATTTGGAAGGGTTTCTAACAGCTTGCACACTCGCTTCTGAAAGAATCAAAAGCAATATTTACATATCTTTGCAAGGCATAGGACCTCGAATACAAGTCCGCAggattttattgtttctgcCTGATAGGCACCTTGCATTCATTTGGAGGCTCGGTAAGTACAGTAAGTCAGGAAAATGCAGCCTGTCGGGGGCTAGGTCAACACAAAAACTTTCTATTTAACACCGTTTCATGCTGGATGAGCAGGGAAATAGACAGATCTCACTAAACATCTCCAAGACTCAACTTCAGAAACCGGGGATAAAATGCCCCTGGGAAGAGAGGCTACGTCACCCTCCAGTCATGTATAATTTAGGATGGGGCTTATCAAAGGAGCAGATCATGGGAAGTGCTGTGAAACGGCTAATTAAATCGAGGAAACGGAAGGAAAACCCCGAAGCCAAGTCAGACAGCTATGAAGACATCGCTTGTAATGAGCTCTCTGCGTCTCTTTCTGCAAACTGCCCCCTTTTCCTGCTTCTCACCTGGACCATTCCCTATGATTTTGGGATTTCCTGCACATCAGAAGCACTCGGACGGGAGTGGGCTGTCCGAGCCAGGCTGTCTTTAGCACAGCTCTCAGCACCCCAGGGCAAGGTGTTCACCGCTCCGTGAGAAGGATGTTGGGTGCCCTCAGCCCAGCAATGGGGCACAACCCGACTCCTGGGGGCTCCTAAAATCGTGGCAGCAAATTAGCAGCCTAACGAGCAGCTTCAGAACTGACACAGCCATCTCGGGGCCCGACTCTGCCTGAATTCCTTGGAGATGCGCACGcgtttgaaatgttttcctaatGCCTTTCTGAACAAACTTTGTTTAAGGAGTAACAATATTCGATCCCTTGCACGAGCACGTGATTCCACAGGCACGAGCTGCGTTGCCACAGAACTAACAGACTACTGAAGCATGGAAGCTAAATTTAACATTTGAATAccttatgtaaaaataaaatggatcaATACAGCGGGAACCTCGGCGGAAAACAGTTGAAACAAGAACACTGCCAAGGAATAGAGGATATTTGGATGGGATGCAAATCAGAAAGCGAAATGTGTATTGTACTAAGAAAGTGAATAATATAATGACAAAAAGTCTGACAAGGTCCTCTAAAGGCAGGCCGCCTTCCGCTGGGAAAACATTCTCTTCCCTTTGTTGCTGCACAGCTCGTCCTTTATTAAAAGCCACGGCGCGGGGgtacagcagcagagctggtgggATGCGGGAGATGAAGGCGAGGAGGAAAAAACGATGTGCTGCCACGTATCAGAAGAAATTtggcttattaaaaataaattcaaagtactgttttgggggggtttaAGATATTTAGCATCAGAGACAGGAATCCGGCAGACAGAGGAGCTGCCTGACAAGCTTATCGCTCTGATGCCAAGACAATTTGGGGAAGTTTCTCGTAGAGGCTGGCTTCAGGGAAGGCTTTGCCCTCCGGAATTATCTTGTAGGGAAGAAACAATCAATGCATTGGTCCTGCCTGTGAACAGACCACGGTTAGTGTGCGTGATTAACAAGGATCAATGAGCAAGCTAGGCAAAAGGCAAGCAAGGATTTCTTCAAAATGACTGATTTTGTTAGGGAGTGTTGGGCTACATCTCCAGCTTGGAAACAGAGTTTAGGACAAGCAGCAGCACTTAGGTCATGTCCCAGGACAGGCAGAAAAGAGCTCTACTCGCAGAGAAGAACCCATAACCCTTCCAGGTGGAAAGGCCTGTGAACACACAGgtgttttcactgctgctggaaggagaaaGCAAGGCCTCACCGAGATGCTGCTTTACAGAAGCAAACAGCGAAGCGGTGCAAAACCCAGCTGTGTACAAACAACTGCCCTAAACGCAGCCAAAGAGGTTTTCAGAAAGTTGTCACAAGCAATGACTGGGTTGTTTGACAAATTTCTGAAAGCCTGACTAGCTTCTGTGTTGTGTTTCCTACACAGCTGCCCTCCAGGTATGGAAACGGGTCTCCACCCAGCTCGGCTTCGTGTGCGTTTGGATCCCCTGGGTACCCTGCTGGGAAGGACAGCGGTGGCAGCGCGATGATCCCCGTCACCCACACCGTTCCCTCGGCTCCTGTCGCTGtcccagagccctgctgcagcactcaCAGGGCCCGTGCTCAGCCCCGCGGATCCCCCcggctcccctcagccccggccccacTCACTCTGGGCGGCTCCCCCGGCTCCGCAGCGCCCGGCGGCCCCCGGCGGCccggcagcagcggcggcgccTCCATGGCCACCGCGGCCCCGGGcgctgccgcccgcccgccggggcggagccgggagcggggccgggagcgggagCGGGGCTGAGGCGGGCGCCCCCGTGAGGCGTGAGGCACCGCCAGGCCCCGCGGGGAAGGGTTTTTGGGGTGAAAGTTGGGTAAAAAGGGCAGCTGGGCCTTCAACACGAGGGGATCCTGGTAAAGCCTGACGTAAATCCTGTCATAAAGTCTGTCATagctcctgccacagctcctgCCATAACTCCTGTCATAACTCCTGTCATAACTCCCGCCATAACTCTTGTCACAGCCCCTGCCGAGCGCTTTGCTCTTCACTTTGGGTGTCCTCAGGGTTACGGCGAAAAGGGAAATGTCACCAGGACCTTCGTAGCCTCTCACATGCACAGCCCAGTTTCCGTGCCTgcgagctgtggggctgcccggGCGTCGAAGCACAAAAGCCACGGGGAAGCGAGGCTGGGGCTGCAAGCAGGGAGCTCGAGAGCTGACGGtggagagggaaaataaataaatataaaaaaaggaGACTTCCCAGGGAGGGGTAAAAAGCCCTGCCCTGTTTATTTGCAGCCTAAAGCTTGTCTcttgcaggctgcccagcacagctgggTAACTTCAGCCACGCTGTGGCGTACAGCAGGAGGGGCTCCACAGCCTAACTGCATGCTCCAggtttcactttttcctttttcttttttttttttttttttcctttttccttttttttttcctttttctttttcatttcctttttcttttctttttctttttccttttctctttctctctctcttttttttttttttttttttccccctgagcttttctgcttcttccctgCTTTTCAGCGCACACGGGAGTACATAACCACAGACAACACcacttttttttgtgttaacCAATAACCCAAGCAGCTGTGAACTGAAGGACCCCTTCTGCCTCCCTCTGCAGCGTGCCTGCCTGGCAGAACACCGGGTCCTCCCCATCAAAAGCTCCTCCGAGGTGGCTTTGCCTTAACTGTGACAGTCACTTTTAGCCATACGAGTACTTCTCTAATGCATGTTAAGAACACACAGATTAAAAACCATTTACTTCCATGATCGTTTCAGATTAAGTCACAGGAAAGTACCCGAGTTTCACTACAGAAATGTCCAATTTCCAAACAGAATGGGTCAGAAGCTTCCAAGGATCATCTGCAAATTGCCACCCATGATGGCAGAAGACCAAAAGCATTAGCACAGCCTTGGAGCGGGGATGTGGCCATTCAAACTGCCCAGGCAGTGCCAAACAGGCAGAGTTGTTTGGGATTCATTCTGAAACAGGAGATTCTTTGCTAGAGGAGGACTCACGTCTTCAAAGAAGCAAAGGTGCCTTCTGCCCCAGCCGTCTCCTACCAAAACGGAGAAGACACAACGCATGGCAGGAGGTGTGGCCCAACAGAATTTAGCATTAGTGCTCGTCACTCCCTGGCTCTGGGTGTCACAGATAAAATTCGAGCCCTTCCTTTTACTTCTGGTGGGCCTGGAGACCAGCACAGGCGTAACACACTGCTTgtcttttctgctctgctccatccAGCTATTTCGCAGGAGGACACACGTATCGTCAGTCTATCCTGGCACTCCTTCCAGAGCTTATTCTTCACCAGGGATCCAGTTGTACTTACACTGTGTGCTCTACCGCGTTCTTTGAGCCTGAGGGTATATCACAACAAAGAAatccatagattttttttttatttttatttttatctttttttttaatttagcaatTGACGTGTGCCGGATAGAAAAATAACCCTAAACCTGGGTAATCCAGTTTGCAGAGCATCTGAAGCATAACTCATTTCTGAGCTCGAATCCAGCCCAAATCCATTCACATCGActcagatttatttaattatttcaaaacgACCTTCCCGTTCCACCCCCAGAGTCTCTTTATGCTTCTTGCCAGTACAGCTAGCATTGTGAACTGGCTTCCCTGTTACATTCATGTGTTTAGAACCATAGGATGCGCTATAAAAATCCAGCACGTTGTGATGCATCCATCTAAATGTGTCAGCATACGTCAGGGGATCCTTTTTTTGCAGGTGCGAGGTTTGGAAATGTCAGTTGCATCAGGAAAGCATCTTCTGAGGTGCAAAGCGCAGGGTTAAGTGGTACCTGCTCAAGCAGAATTACCATTAGTTCTCTCCCTCCATggatatttttctgaataagGAAAAGTTTAGCTCTGTAAAAAGTAGGAAAGCTCTCTTCAGTAAGTTGCAAATCATAGTCACACAAATTAAAAAGGGCGGTCTCGTAAAGTGATTAATTGCTTACGCTGTGAGGACTTTGTGGCCTGAAGTAGAGATGCAAATGCTGTAATCACAAGATTTCAAGAGTTTAGTAACTAAGGTAGAGGATGTATAATTTACAAACCTTTTCAAGACATCTTGGGAGCTGAGGGACTAGAAATAAAAGGGAGGTGAGACATGACCAAaacccaaaaaaagaaaagaaatttatttgTTAGCCATGTCATTCAATGTATAAAGCTCATAGTCAAGGCCCCTAGGGTGAAAccaaatatcaaaaataaaatactttatcaATAAAAGTAaactgttttaatatatatttcattttgtctttgaaCGCAACCCCATTTCCtttaaccctttttttttttttttttttttttctaggaacaTGCTTAGTTTGTGCAGTTTAGTAAATCTCACTAGTTCAGACACCCAGAAAGCTACATTTTTTACACGCATCAACAAAAACATGCTATTCTTTATGACTTTGTACAAATAAGATGCCAAATTAATgcataaaaaaattatttcagagccAAGGAGAGACTAAATTCCCAGAAGTACAGATTATGGTACAGATCGGTATAGAGAAAGGATGCAaccagataaaaaaaaagaaaaggcgTTGCTTAGGCACACtttaaagctatttatttttattttatattgtacATGTACAAATACTAGTTTTGTATAAAAAGCATAGCTTATGTGTATTCTGAATACTGAGCAACTTTCAGGACTTTAATTTCTTCTAACCAAAATTATGTAAGTCTCTCTATTGTTATATCTTTACCTAAGCATGGCTCAGGAAAATAGCGTCAAACACCAGTAACATTTCTCTACACATAAAATCGTGCGTTCGGGGATGAGCTAGAACTAGAACCACGTTAAAACAATTCAATATTTTATGGGGAATTCCCAGCTTGAATACAACAGAATAAAACCCATGTCCTCTAATTATTTAAGTATTAGAAGCTGACTACATGATTCAGGCAGGGCCAGAAGACGTGAGTGGCACTCCGGCGTGACCGCCTGTGCCACTCAGGTCTGCTGTCCCTTCCTTCAGCTGGTGTTTCACCCAGCGTGGGGCATTGCCTCTGTCATCAGGTCCTTTGCAGCTTGGGGTGAGTAGTAGATCAACTGGGCACTACGGGAGGCTTGCCAGATTAATTTGGCCTGCTGCCTGTTGTTCAATCTGGAGTCGTTGAAGCCCTGGGTTTCCCTGGGACCATGCTGCCAAGTGCTCCATATGGGATGCCCAGAAATATAGCCTCATGTTAGGGAGATTTAGGTCTTCTGCGTCTCAGTGGGCCTATACGTTTTTAACAGCAATCCTTGCTTTTACCTTCCAAATGAACCTTGAGAAGGTCTTGTGAACCTTATTAAAGAATGAGGTTTTAAATTAGGGGACGTGGCTGTAGCTGACACGGGCTACAGAGGAAGATATTTATTCTGAGAACTTAGATCCCACAGCTGAAGCAGGGCGAGGTGCTCTCATGAGGAGCTTTGGCCAGAGAGCGCCTTAACCCTGGGCTCCGCAGCGGGCAGCTCTGAGCAGCGGGCACGGCGCGACCCTGAGCTGAATGGAGGGGACCTGAGCTTGGGGCAACCAGAAcgcacattttctgtggcaccGGGaaacaaaaggggaaagaaTTTACCCTTGGAGAACAGATTTGTCTGTGAAATAACATACCATAGTTTTACTCATGGCCTGCGGCCTGTGCCACTCTACACAGTCTAATGCTTTTCCTCAGTCATTAGAGCTGCAGGTGGAGGTTAcgtactgttttctttctgttctagATTATTTCATATgggaaggatttttatttttatttttatttttatttttatttttatttttatttttatttttatttttatttttattttcaatctgAAGTCTAAAATAGAAATAGGGAATCTGTCTGATGTTATTCTATCACAAGGAATTTGGATTTTaggcaaaattattttctttgaaccgcataaatattttactgggaaaaaaaattacaagtttttgcttcttttctgacTGAAAGGAtcagtaatttttaaaagtaaaatgcgATGTAAAGTCCCAAATACATCTTTCCCAAAGATTTTCTATTCTTGAAAATTCCCGTTTATGTCACTGATTTTCTGGTAGGTTAAAATGTCGAGAAAATGTACAGAATGGACTGGTTGCCTTCCCTTCTTCTCAAATCACGAGAGACGCAGAGATCAGTAAATAGAATCAAGTTCTCATAGTTCTAATCATGCCTGGGAAAAGTCTCTTTGAATCTCTGCTTTCATCATGACAGAAGTTAAGATGAACATATGACTGTTAAGACAAGTTGTGGTGATCTCGCTTCACgatcatggaatggtttggtTTAACAGGGACCCTACAGACCAcccgcctccccccccaccttcctcccaccctcttccttcctccctttcccccccaatgagccccctgccccagcccaggctgcccaaagccccccagcccggccttgggcactgccagggatggggcacccacagctcctggggcagcctgggcagggcctcaccgccctcaTGGGGAGAAGTTCCTGCTAATGTCTGGTCATAACCTACTCCCCTTTAGTTTAAAACAGATCAAAATTTTCAGATACATTCTTCACTCGCTGCTTTTCAAAAGTTGTTGAAACATTGTCAAAAGTTGAAGATTTAGAGCGGTCTGATAACAATCTTAAAGTTTAATCCGTTCTTAGCTGTTGTGGTGTAACCCACAGGTCTTTCCCTATTAGTGTAACGAGGTAGCAGTGTACTTTATGTCAACTAGAAATTGTTTTGGGAAAGCATATATTGTTACAccttactttttctttgttgtcattagaaatgtttataaaattctgatttttagaAGTATTATTTGAGAACAGACAGTAACTCAATGAACTAAACATTTTACTTTGGATTAATTTCTGTTATgctttttcagatttcagacaAAACGTTGTCCAGCAGTGTATCAAGACTTTATGTTAAATTTATACGAAGAGTAAAAATTCTTCAGGATGCTTTATAACCATCTTTTCCACAGCACAGGGATAAaagtattttggatttttttttctctttctgcatcaAAAGGATATAAATATTATTAgacaaaatcaaataaaatattcactCTCATCCTGTTCCACTTCTGCACAATGTGATTCTCCTTCACCTGTGGTAATCCTGGTTTCAGTGGCATGAATTGTAGCAGCTGCATATTTACAAGCAGTGAGCTTGGAGTGAAAATCTAATTTCAGGTTGACATCATGTCTGATTCTTTTCAAGAGAGAA harbors:
- the C7H10orf143 gene encoding uncharacterized protein C10orf143 homolog, with the translated sequence MEAPPLLPGRRGPPGAAEPGEPPRKRVCKLLETLPNEADARLIDCAMELDSKQKLSSGCGPWDAKTKPNSMVFENQGSRGTTQPCPRCIAGESGHFNHILGF